The Caulobacter sp. FWC26 genome contains a region encoding:
- the queC gene encoding 7-cyano-7-deazaguanine synthase QueC → MSPRERQAALVLFSGGQDSSVCLAWALQRYDRVETVGFDYGQRHAIEMEARQAVRREIAAGFPQWAERLGEDHVLDIRSFGQVAQSALTADRAIEMTERGLPSTFVPGRNLVFLIYAAALADRRGVDALVGGMCETDFSGYPDCRRDTLDAMQSALNLGMDRDFRIETPLMWLTKAQTWGLAKQLGGEDLVRLIVEESHTCYQGERGELHAWGHGCGTCPACELREKGYVEWDAAGREALAQ, encoded by the coding sequence ATGAGCCCCCGTGAGCGCCAGGCGGCCCTGGTTCTGTTTTCCGGCGGCCAGGACAGCAGCGTCTGCCTGGCCTGGGCGCTGCAGCGCTATGATCGTGTCGAGACGGTCGGCTTCGACTACGGTCAGCGCCACGCGATCGAGATGGAGGCCCGCCAGGCGGTGCGTCGTGAGATCGCCGCCGGCTTTCCGCAATGGGCCGAGCGCCTGGGCGAGGATCACGTCCTCGATATCCGGAGCTTCGGCCAGGTCGCCCAGTCGGCCCTGACGGCGGACCGCGCCATCGAGATGACCGAGCGCGGCCTGCCCTCGACCTTCGTGCCGGGGCGCAATCTGGTGTTCCTGATCTACGCGGCCGCCTTGGCGGACCGGCGGGGCGTCGACGCCTTGGTCGGCGGCATGTGCGAGACCGACTTCTCGGGCTATCCCGACTGCCGTCGCGACACGCTGGACGCCATGCAGAGCGCCCTGAACCTCGGCATGGACCGCGACTTCCGCATCGAGACGCCGCTGATGTGGCTGACCAAGGCCCAGACCTGGGGGCTCGCCAAGCAACTCGGCGGCGAGGACCTGGTCCGGCTGATCGTCGAGGAAAGCCACACCTGCTATCAGGGCGAACGCGGCGAACTGCATGCGTGGGGGCATGGCTGCGGGACCTGCCCCGCGTGCGAGCTTCGCGAAAAGGGCTATGTCGAGTGGGACGCGGCGGGGCGCGAGGCGCTGGCCCAATGA
- a CDS encoding 6-carboxytetrahydropterin synthase codes for MKPVFEITKAAYFDAAHYIEQGPSDHRYRRLHGHSFKVEASVRGPMQEAGWVADLDRLDVALKAVAAELDHGLLNDKPGLEVPTLERLCLYFAERLTASFPGLSRVVLSRPTIGETCSLAL; via the coding sequence ATGAAGCCCGTCTTCGAGATCACGAAGGCCGCGTATTTCGACGCGGCCCACTACATCGAGCAAGGTCCGTCCGACCATCGCTATCGCCGCCTGCACGGCCATTCGTTCAAGGTCGAGGCCAGCGTGCGCGGCCCCATGCAGGAGGCCGGGTGGGTCGCCGATCTCGACCGGCTCGACGTCGCCCTGAAGGCCGTCGCCGCCGAGCTGGATCACGGCCTGCTGAATGACAAGCCCGGTCTGGAAGTCCCGACGCTGGAGCGCCTGTGCCTCTATTTCGCCGAGCGGCTGACGGCCAGTTTCCCGGGCCTGTCGCGGGTGGTGCTGTCGCGTCCGACGATCGGCGAGACCTGTTCGCTGGCGCTGTAG
- a CDS encoding BlaI/MecI/CopY family transcriptional regulator — protein MTEPSDLELEVLKAFWRGGAMSAREAQAAIEPELGWSGSTTRTVLERMVAKGLLTRRSVHGLAVYEAKKAKVHVIGGVLNRLRSLLEIDGRLPASAFSGSQILSETEIQELEALLNTTKPEDDA, from the coding sequence ATGACCGAACCGTCGGACTTGGAGCTGGAAGTGCTCAAAGCCTTCTGGCGGGGCGGCGCGATGAGCGCCCGCGAGGCGCAGGCTGCCATCGAGCCCGAATTGGGTTGGAGCGGCTCGACCACCCGTACCGTGCTGGAGCGCATGGTGGCCAAGGGCCTGCTGACCCGCCGCTCTGTGCACGGCCTGGCGGTGTACGAAGCCAAAAAGGCCAAGGTGCATGTCATCGGTGGCGTGCTGAACCGCCTTCGCAGCCTGCTCGAGATCGATGGACGCCTGCCAGCTTCGGCCTTCTCAGGCAGCCAGATTCTGTCGGAGACGGAGATCCAGGAACTGGAGGCGCTGCTGAACACCACCAAGCCGGAGGATGACGCGTGA
- the aroC gene encoding chorismate synthase: MSHNTFGHLFRVTTWGESHGPALGCVVDGCPPGIALTAEMIQAFLDKRRPGSGKFVTQRQEPDAVRILSGVFEDERSNGQRTTGTPISLMIENTDQRSKDYSEIAQAFRPGHADYAYFAKYGVRDYRGGGRSSARETAARVAAGAVARLIIPGVTVRAALVQIGPHKIDRSNWDWAQTEQNPYWAPDAAIVPVWEEHLERIRKAGSSTGAVVEVEATGVPAGWGAPLYGKLDAELASALMSINAAKGVEIGDGFDSAALTGEENADTMRMGEHGQPVFQSNHAGGILGGISTGQSVVARVAFKPTSSILIPRQTVNEAGEEIDLRTKGRHDPCVGIRGVPVVEAMTACVLADAFLRHRGQTGRDAFPLGESR; encoded by the coding sequence ATGTCGCACAACACCTTTGGTCACCTGTTCCGCGTCACCACCTGGGGCGAAAGCCATGGTCCGGCGCTCGGCTGCGTCGTCGACGGCTGCCCTCCCGGAATCGCGCTGACGGCGGAGATGATCCAGGCGTTTCTCGACAAGCGCCGCCCGGGCAGCGGCAAATTCGTCACCCAGCGCCAGGAGCCGGACGCGGTGCGCATCCTGTCGGGGGTGTTCGAGGACGAACGCTCGAACGGCCAGCGCACGACCGGCACGCCGATCAGCCTGATGATCGAGAACACCGACCAGCGTTCCAAGGACTATTCGGAGATCGCCCAGGCCTTCCGGCCCGGCCACGCCGACTATGCCTATTTCGCCAAGTACGGCGTGCGCGACTATCGCGGCGGCGGGCGCAGTTCAGCGCGCGAGACCGCCGCGCGGGTGGCGGCCGGCGCGGTGGCGCGGTTGATCATTCCGGGGGTGACCGTGCGCGCGGCTCTGGTTCAGATCGGACCGCACAAGATCGATCGGTCCAACTGGGACTGGGCTCAAACCGAGCAGAACCCCTACTGGGCGCCCGACGCGGCGATCGTACCTGTCTGGGAGGAGCACCTTGAGAGGATCCGCAAGGCCGGCTCCTCCACCGGCGCTGTCGTCGAGGTCGAGGCCACGGGCGTTCCCGCCGGATGGGGCGCGCCGCTGTATGGCAAGCTCGACGCCGAACTGGCCTCGGCCCTGATGTCGATCAACGCCGCCAAGGGCGTCGAGATCGGCGACGGCTTCGACAGCGCGGCGCTGACGGGCGAGGAAAACGCCGACACCATGCGGATGGGGGAACACGGCCAGCCTGTTTTCCAGTCCAATCACGCCGGCGGGATTCTGGGCGGCATCTCGACCGGGCAATCCGTCGTCGCGCGCGTCGCGTTCAAGCCGACCTCCTCCATCTTGATCCCGCGCCAGACGGTCAACGAGGCCGGTGAAGAGATCGACCTGCGCACCAAGGGTCGCCATGACCCCTGCGTCGGCATCCGGGGGGTCCCCGTGGTCGAGGCGATGACCGCTTGCGTCCTGGCCGACGCTTTCCTCCGCCATCGTGGCCAGACGGGACGGGACGCCTTCCCGCTGGGCGAGAGTCGCTGA
- the queE gene encoding 7-carboxy-7-deazaguanine synthase: MTYSVKEVFLTLQGEGGQAGKAAVFCRFSGCNLWSGREQDRAKAVCTFCDTDFVGTDGENGGKFATAEDLAAAVEAQWRGGPDDRLVVCTGGEPFLQLDEAAIAALHARGFQIAVETNGTLQAPAGVDWICVSPKADAPVVQTSGQELKLVFPQEKAMPERFAGLDFERFYLQPMDGPDRDANTQLAVAYCLSHPQWRLSVQTHKYLGLP, translated from the coding sequence ATGACCTACTCCGTCAAGGAGGTCTTCCTCACCCTGCAGGGCGAGGGCGGGCAGGCGGGCAAGGCGGCGGTGTTCTGCCGCTTCTCCGGCTGCAACCTGTGGAGCGGGCGCGAGCAGGATCGGGCCAAGGCCGTCTGCACCTTCTGCGACACCGACTTCGTTGGGACCGACGGTGAGAACGGCGGCAAGTTCGCCACCGCCGAGGACCTGGCGGCCGCGGTCGAGGCGCAGTGGCGCGGCGGTCCAGATGATCGTCTGGTCGTCTGCACCGGCGGCGAGCCGTTCCTGCAACTGGATGAGGCCGCCATCGCGGCGCTGCACGCCCGTGGATTCCAGATTGCGGTCGAGACCAATGGCACCCTCCAGGCGCCGGCCGGGGTCGACTGGATCTGCGTCAGCCCCAAGGCCGACGCCCCAGTCGTTCAGACCTCGGGCCAGGAACTGAAGCTGGTGTTTCCGCAGGAGAAGGCCATGCCCGAGCGCTTCGCGGGCCTCGATTTCGAGCGCTTCTATCTTCAGCCGATGGACGGTCCGGACCGCGACGCAAACACGCAATTGGCCGTGGCCTATTGCCTTTCGCACCCACAATGGCGTTTAAGCGTCCAAACGCACAAATATCTCGGCCTGCCCTGA
- a CDS encoding GNAT family N-acetyltransferase: MDVDLLAGLGVGFLGSRLKRLAERMQADAAEVARSLALPVQPAQMSLLMAIRMHEPIAVGELAERLQLAQPTVTRALGPLERDGFIETRRTPGDQRSKRLVFTDKGRALMARIQTELLPRIEPAAAELVAGLAGDFMLGLSQAEARLAERSLLTRAQMAGRPMIWARDFSDDLAEAFYRINAEWIQEMFALEDNDIALLSKPRDLILDRGGVVLFAETADLGVVGTCALMVSKDGWVELTKMGVLKSARGLKAGEFLLAKTLERAASLGMDRIYLLTNRKCAAAIHLYEKLGFVHDEEIMRKFGARYQRCDVAMSYRPQ; this comes from the coding sequence ATGGACGTAGATCTTCTGGCGGGCTTGGGCGTCGGGTTTCTCGGCAGCCGGCTGAAGCGCCTGGCCGAGCGGATGCAGGCCGATGCGGCCGAGGTGGCGCGGTCGTTGGCGCTACCGGTGCAGCCGGCGCAGATGTCGCTGCTGATGGCGATCCGCATGCATGAGCCGATCGCGGTGGGCGAACTGGCCGAGCGCCTGCAATTGGCCCAGCCCACGGTCACCCGCGCGCTTGGGCCCTTGGAGCGGGACGGCTTCATCGAGACGCGCCGGACGCCGGGCGATCAGCGCTCCAAACGGCTGGTGTTCACCGACAAGGGGCGAGCGTTGATGGCACGGATCCAGACCGAGCTCTTGCCCCGTATCGAGCCGGCGGCGGCTGAACTGGTCGCCGGACTCGCCGGCGACTTCATGCTGGGCCTTTCTCAGGCGGAGGCGCGGCTGGCGGAGCGATCCTTGCTGACCCGCGCCCAAATGGCGGGACGTCCGATGATCTGGGCGCGCGACTTCTCCGACGATCTCGCAGAGGCTTTCTATCGGATCAACGCCGAGTGGATTCAGGAGATGTTCGCCCTGGAGGACAACGACATTGCGCTGTTGTCGAAGCCTCGAGACCTGATCCTTGACCGGGGCGGTGTGGTGCTGTTCGCCGAAACGGCCGACCTTGGCGTCGTGGGAACCTGCGCCCTGATGGTCTCCAAGGACGGCTGGGTCGAGCTGACCAAGATGGGCGTGCTCAAGAGCGCGCGTGGGCTTAAGGCGGGCGAGTTCCTGCTGGCCAAGACCCTCGAACGGGCGGCGAGTCTCGGCATGGACAGGATCTATCTACTGACCAACCGCAAGTGCGCCGCCGCTATCCATCTCTATGAGAAGCTGGGCTTCGTCCACGACGAGGAGATCATGCGGAAATTCGGGGCGCGCTATCAGCGCTGTGACGTGGCGATGTCGTATCGCCCGCAGTGA
- a CDS encoding TonB-dependent receptor, with translation MSQTLRMRSLLVMGASAVAISGFAVPAFAQQAKPAQQNTTVIEELVVTAQKKEEALQDVPIAVSAFSQDTLEAQKIDGGPNLQLAIPNVTFAKSNFTNSFNFQIRGIGAKAVGASADQGVGVHMNNAPQQSGNLFEAEFYDVERVEVLRGPQGTLYGRNATGGVVNVITAKPTDMFEANVRAEYGNYNSMKLRGMVNVPIFGDKLAVRLAGTTLKRDGFVTNTFNGHKVDDRDLYSTRVQVMFNPTEKLRTNFLWERFHEDDSRARTGKQLCNKDNGPATVGGVPTGASRVFLTQGCLPGSLYTPAAYGTVNTSGSLTGLLGNIFGFTSGDVNAGDTTSTNLREIETALDPLYQSKSNTYQFTLNYDITDELTFTSMTSYGKGDVFTKQDYNRNVAAVPFNNTPFTPGGFFTDPQVGRTNKFTTIDVSSGRSEQFSQEFRLQSAFDGPLNFTVGGIHFTYRTLTDYYVIGNSLTLSSMALNFQRTGNPTCNPATTANCIGIDTSANPTGDGHNYYDNRTPYNLVSDALLGEVYYQVNDDLKFTLGLRQTRDKKAVKNYSTVLLAPGYGLTLNPTNPDQRARFNETTGRAGVDYKAHLGFTDDTLLYAFYSKGYKGGGINPGVPANSVGIKQTFEPEFVNAIEVGTKNTMLGGSLLFNATAFSYDYKGYQISKIVNRTSVNENVDAKVHGFELESIWSPVRNLRLNANIGYLKTKIGDGVSSIDTMNRTQSNAAYTVVKVGPNASSVGANCVLTTAGVATILGAGAGATLPFACSGAAAYQGFLAAPAAAGGAGLPAATAAFLANATGLYAYGAGYSLEGTAANLSGNELPNSPHWTTSVGAQYTFELSGGWSATLRGDYYRQSKQYARVYNTAYDLLKSWDNGNITLKVEKPEWGVSIDAYVKNIGNKTPIVDAYTTDDSSGLFTNVITAEPRLYGIAITKSW, from the coding sequence ATGTCGCAAACTCTGCGTATGCGGAGCCTGCTGGTCATGGGCGCTTCGGCGGTCGCGATCTCCGGTTTCGCCGTCCCCGCGTTCGCCCAGCAGGCCAAGCCCGCTCAGCAGAACACGACCGTCATCGAAGAGCTGGTCGTCACCGCCCAGAAGAAGGAAGAAGCGCTGCAGGACGTGCCGATCGCGGTGTCGGCGTTCAGCCAGGACACCCTGGAAGCGCAGAAGATCGACGGCGGCCCCAACCTGCAGCTCGCGATCCCGAACGTCACCTTCGCCAAGAGCAACTTCACCAACAGCTTCAACTTCCAGATCCGCGGCATCGGGGCCAAAGCCGTCGGCGCTTCGGCTGACCAGGGCGTCGGCGTTCACATGAACAACGCCCCGCAGCAGTCGGGCAATCTGTTCGAAGCCGAGTTCTACGATGTCGAGCGCGTCGAAGTGCTGCGCGGCCCGCAAGGCACGCTGTACGGCCGTAACGCCACCGGCGGCGTGGTCAACGTGATCACCGCCAAGCCGACCGACATGTTCGAAGCGAACGTTCGCGCCGAATACGGCAACTACAACTCGATGAAGCTGCGCGGCATGGTGAACGTGCCGATCTTCGGCGACAAGCTGGCCGTGCGCCTGGCGGGGACCACCCTGAAGCGCGACGGCTTCGTGACCAACACCTTCAACGGGCACAAGGTCGACGACCGGGATCTGTACTCAACCCGCGTCCAGGTGATGTTCAACCCCACTGAGAAGCTGCGCACCAACTTCCTGTGGGAACGCTTCCACGAAGACGACAGCCGCGCCCGTACCGGCAAGCAGCTCTGCAACAAGGACAACGGTCCGGCGACCGTCGGCGGCGTGCCCACCGGCGCGTCACGCGTCTTCCTCACACAAGGCTGTCTGCCGGGCTCGCTTTACACGCCCGCCGCCTATGGAACGGTGAACACGTCGGGCTCGCTGACCGGCCTGCTCGGCAATATCTTCGGCTTCACCTCGGGGGACGTGAACGCCGGCGACACCACCTCGACCAACCTGCGCGAGATCGAGACCGCGCTGGATCCGCTCTATCAGTCGAAGTCCAACACCTACCAGTTCACCCTGAACTACGACATCACCGACGAGCTGACCTTCACGTCGATGACGTCGTACGGCAAGGGCGACGTGTTCACCAAGCAGGACTACAACCGTAACGTCGCTGCGGTTCCGTTCAACAACACACCGTTCACGCCGGGCGGCTTCTTCACCGACCCGCAGGTCGGCCGCACCAACAAGTTCACCACCATCGACGTCTCATCGGGCCGCTCCGAGCAGTTCAGCCAGGAATTCCGCCTGCAGTCGGCCTTTGACGGTCCGCTGAACTTCACCGTCGGCGGCATCCACTTCACCTATCGCACGCTGACCGACTACTACGTGATCGGCAACTCGCTGACCCTGTCGTCGATGGCCCTGAACTTCCAGCGCACGGGCAACCCGACCTGCAACCCGGCGACCACCGCCAACTGCATCGGGATCGACACCTCGGCCAACCCGACCGGCGACGGCCACAACTACTATGACAACCGCACGCCCTATAACCTAGTGTCGGACGCTCTGCTGGGCGAGGTCTACTATCAGGTCAACGACGACCTGAAGTTCACCCTGGGCCTGCGCCAGACCCGCGACAAGAAGGCGGTCAAGAACTACTCGACCGTGCTCCTGGCGCCGGGCTACGGCCTGACCCTGAACCCCACCAATCCTGACCAGCGCGCGCGCTTCAACGAGACCACCGGCCGGGCCGGCGTCGACTACAAGGCGCATCTGGGCTTCACGGACGATACGCTGCTCTATGCCTTCTATTCGAAGGGCTACAAGGGCGGCGGCATCAACCCGGGCGTGCCGGCCAACTCGGTCGGCATCAAGCAGACCTTCGAACCTGAATTCGTCAACGCGATCGAGGTCGGCACCAAGAACACGATGCTGGGGGGCAGCCTGCTCTTCAACGCGACCGCCTTCTCGTACGACTACAAGGGGTACCAGATCTCGAAGATCGTGAACCGCACCTCGGTGAACGAGAACGTCGACGCCAAGGTCCACGGCTTCGAGCTGGAATCGATCTGGTCGCCGGTCCGCAACCTGCGTCTGAACGCCAATATCGGTTACCTGAAGACCAAGATCGGCGACGGCGTCAGCTCGATCGACACCATGAACCGCACCCAGTCGAACGCCGCCTACACCGTGGTAAAGGTGGGTCCGAACGCCTCGTCGGTCGGCGCCAACTGCGTGCTCACCACGGCGGGCGTCGCCACGATCCTCGGCGCGGGCGCAGGTGCGACCCTGCCTTTCGCCTGTTCGGGCGCCGCAGCTTATCAGGGCTTCCTGGCGGCTCCGGCTGCGGCCGGCGGCGCGGGCCTGCCGGCGGCCACGGCGGCGTTCCTGGCCAACGCCACGGGGCTCTACGCCTACGGGGCCGGCTATTCGCTGGAAGGTACGGCGGCGAACCTGTCGGGTAACGAACTGCCGAACTCCCCGCACTGGACCACCTCGGTGGGCGCCCAGTACACCTTCGAGCTGTCCGGCGGCTGGTCGGCGACCCTGCGCGGAGACTACTACCGCCAGAGCAAGCAATATGCTCGCGTCTACAACACCGCCTACGATCTGCTGAAGTCCTGGGACAACGGCAACATCACGCTGAAGGTAGAAAAGCCTGAGTGGGGTGTCTCCATCGACGCCTATGTCAAGAACATCGGCAACAAGACGCCGATCGTCGACGCCTACACCACCGACGACAGCTCGGGTCTGTTCACCAACGTGATCACCGCCGAGCCGCGTCTGTACGGCATCGCGATCACCAAGTCCTGGTAA
- a CDS encoding M56 family metallopeptidase, which produces MNPLLASAALGLLVAWPAAGLGWALGTLSDKLTRDPGPRDRVWGFATALAPSALALTVGAALMPGSLTAPVQKITLVSNMAVGATAAFSQVSEAAPLVPEISEVLARGLVLGAFGGLVVAVARQVIGLLRLRAIVRDAIPAQPDLTLAVRDAARRLGCVWPDVRLSEDVQQPLLAGLFKPVILLPADLSRQLETEQLLPICVHELAHLKRHDNWRLLIEGLSAGLFWMAAPQGALHIRAAAVREERCDGIALEGADARARRRYAENLVRALRAQSTPELQPAFTGKSRRSIAMRLEAIAKPQAPASTARKAALGALAVLIATLTAGGAMALAQKKIDRASYAHSTISDDDGLLIDIVADEVRRVRPPQAKDRFGAPIDRTIYSGDVKLKLRPNTAATRILLNGATPPAGFDPSNLPRGSIKTLELTNYESGAAQRMVLNVIM; this is translated from the coding sequence GTGAACCCGCTGCTGGCCTCTGCGGCGCTTGGCTTGCTGGTCGCCTGGCCCGCTGCGGGTCTGGGCTGGGCGTTGGGGACGCTCTCAGACAAGCTCACCCGCGATCCGGGGCCGCGCGACCGGGTATGGGGCTTCGCCACGGCCCTCGCCCCGTCCGCTCTGGCCCTCACGGTCGGCGCCGCGCTGATGCCCGGATCGCTGACCGCTCCGGTCCAGAAGATCACCCTTGTCAGCAACATGGCCGTCGGGGCCACAGCCGCTTTCAGCCAGGTCTCCGAGGCCGCCCCGCTCGTCCCTGAGATCTCTGAGGTCCTGGCGCGGGGGCTTGTTCTCGGGGCGTTCGGCGGGCTTGTCGTCGCGGTGGCGCGGCAGGTCATCGGACTGTTGCGCCTGAGGGCCATTGTCCGCGACGCTATCCCCGCGCAGCCTGATCTTACCCTCGCGGTGCGCGACGCGGCCCGGCGGCTTGGCTGCGTCTGGCCCGACGTTCGCCTCAGTGAAGACGTTCAACAGCCCCTTCTCGCGGGCCTTTTCAAACCCGTGATCCTGCTTCCCGCCGACCTGAGCCGGCAGTTGGAGACTGAGCAACTCCTACCAATCTGCGTCCACGAGCTGGCTCACCTCAAACGCCACGACAACTGGCGGCTCCTGATCGAGGGCTTGTCGGCCGGGTTGTTTTGGATGGCGGCGCCCCAGGGCGCGCTGCACATCCGCGCGGCGGCCGTTCGCGAGGAACGATGTGACGGCATAGCCCTCGAGGGCGCCGACGCTCGCGCGCGACGTCGCTACGCCGAAAACCTGGTCCGCGCTCTACGCGCACAAAGCACGCCAGAGCTTCAACCAGCCTTCACCGGCAAATCGAGGAGATCAATCGCCATGCGTCTAGAGGCCATTGCCAAACCCCAAGCGCCCGCGAGCACTGCCCGCAAGGCGGCCCTCGGAGCCCTCGCGGTCCTGATCGCCACGCTGACGGCCGGCGGCGCAATGGCGCTGGCGCAAAAGAAAATCGACCGCGCGAGCTACGCCCACAGCACGATCAGCGACGATGACGGGCTGCTGATTGACATCGTCGCCGACGAAGTGCGCCGCGTCCGGCCACCGCAAGCCAAGGACAGGTTCGGAGCGCCCATCGATAGGACCATCTATTCGGGCGACGTGAAACTCAAACTCCGCCCGAACACCGCTGCGACACGCATCTTGCTCAACGGAGCCACGCCCCCGGCTGGCTTTGATCCGAGCAACCTTCCCCGTGGATCGATCAAGACGCTGGAACTCACGAACTACGAGTCAGGCGCCGCCCAGCGAATGGTGCTGAACGTCATCATGTAG
- a CDS encoding response regulator, with amino-acid sequence MRFDLLKVMLVEDNQHMRILLIEMLRAIGVRHIHEARDGAEALATMRSTYIDVVLTDLSMSGLDGVEFVNLLRRSPDSPNPFCPIVMITGHSTERRVREARDAGVNEFLAKPITARGLVHRLTLLIENPRPFIRTADYFGPDRRRRDDPRYRGPRRRAEDSERVYLDEADLERGHPTRRL; translated from the coding sequence GTGCGATTCGACCTCCTGAAGGTCATGCTGGTCGAAGATAACCAGCACATGCGGATCCTGCTGATCGAGATGCTGCGCGCGATCGGCGTGCGCCACATTCATGAAGCGCGGGACGGAGCCGAGGCGCTGGCGACCATGCGCTCGACCTATATCGACGTGGTGCTGACCGACCTCTCCATGAGCGGTCTCGACGGCGTCGAGTTCGTGAACCTCTTGCGGCGATCACCCGACAGCCCCAATCCTTTCTGCCCCATTGTCATGATCACCGGCCATTCCACCGAGCGCAGGGTGCGCGAGGCCCGCGACGCGGGGGTCAATGAGTTCCTGGCCAAGCCCATTACGGCGCGTGGCCTGGTCCATCGCCTGACCCTGCTGATCGAGAACCCCCGCCCGTTCATACGCACGGCGGACTATTTCGGGCCGGATCGCCGCAGACGCGACGACCCTCGCTATCGCGGTCCCCGACGCCGGGCCGAGGACAGCGAACGGGTCTATCTGGACGAGGCCGATCTGGAACGCGGCCATCCGACGCGCAGACTGTAA
- a CDS encoding GntR family transcriptional regulator, whose translation MKTRRPLADSTAVHDQVYEAIRQALITGRIAPGKGVSLRSLAAELGVSPMPVRDAVRRLVAERALAINPANKRLSVPSLTADRLEQLSMARLWVEPELAARAAARADTGLVRQLQAIDADLDEALRLGDVDRYMAANHAFHFALYERADAEVLLAMAGGLWLQIGPFMRVVFGRVGADVLVADRHAEAIEAIRAGDVDGARRAIAADLSEGMEKMRVAVEAAL comes from the coding sequence ATGAAGACCCGCCGGCCGCTCGCCGATTCCACAGCCGTCCACGACCAGGTGTACGAGGCGATCCGGCAGGCTCTGATCACCGGGCGCATCGCGCCGGGCAAGGGCGTCTCGCTGCGCAGTCTCGCCGCCGAACTGGGCGTGTCGCCGATGCCCGTGCGCGACGCGGTGAGACGGCTGGTGGCGGAACGCGCCCTGGCGATCAACCCGGCCAACAAGCGCCTGTCCGTGCCCTCGCTGACGGCCGACCGCCTGGAGCAGTTGTCGATGGCCCGCCTTTGGGTCGAGCCTGAATTGGCCGCGCGAGCAGCGGCCCGAGCTGACACCGGGCTCGTGCGTCAGCTCCAGGCCATCGACGCCGACCTCGACGAGGCGCTTCGCTTGGGGGACGTGGACCGCTACATGGCCGCCAACCATGCGTTCCACTTCGCGCTCTATGAGCGGGCGGACGCCGAGGTCCTGCTGGCCATGGCGGGTGGTCTTTGGTTGCAGATCGGACCGTTCATGCGTGTGGTCTTCGGTCGGGTCGGCGCCGACGTGCTGGTCGCCGACCGTCATGCCGAAGCGATCGAGGCCATCAGGGCCGGGGACGTCGACGGCGCCCGCCGCGCCATCGCCGCTGACCTTTCCGAAGGCATGGAGAAGATGCGCGTCGCCGTCGAGGCCGCCCTGTAA
- a CDS encoding EAL domain-containing protein, with translation MAFQPIINLCSGKVFAYEALARGPEGQGAGTVLSTISDQNRYVFDQQCRVKAIELATTLDLPKTDAHLSINFMPNAVYEPRACIRLTLATAMRTGFPLNRLIFEFTENEKLDIQHVLNILRTYRAMGFKTAIDDFGAGYAGLNLLAQYQPDIVKLDMELIRGIDRDRGKRVIVSNLLKMLSELDALAICEGVETIDELAALRDLGVDYIQGYVIAKPMFQGLATPDLTAITAGDTTSPRHSADSAPRISA, from the coding sequence ATGGCCTTCCAGCCCATCATCAACCTGTGCTCCGGCAAGGTCTTCGCCTATGAGGCCTTGGCGCGTGGTCCTGAAGGCCAGGGCGCGGGGACGGTTCTGTCAACGATTTCGGATCAGAACCGCTATGTGTTCGACCAGCAGTGCCGGGTCAAAGCGATCGAGCTGGCCACCACGCTGGATCTCCCGAAAACAGACGCCCATCTCTCCATCAACTTCATGCCGAACGCGGTCTACGAACCGCGCGCCTGTATTCGCCTGACGCTGGCGACCGCCATGCGGACGGGCTTTCCGCTCAATCGCCTGATCTTCGAGTTCACCGAAAACGAGAAGCTGGACATCCAGCATGTGCTGAACATCCTGCGCACCTATCGGGCCATGGGATTCAAGACGGCGATCGATGACTTCGGCGCAGGCTATGCGGGCTTGAACCTGCTGGCCCAATACCAGCCAGACATAGTCAAGCTGGATATGGAGCTGATCCGCGGCATCGACCGCGATCGCGGCAAGCGCGTAATCGTCTCAAACCTATTGAAAATGCTCAGCGAGCTCGACGCGCTTGCCATCTGCGAGGGCGTGGAGACGATCGACGAACTCGCCGCATTGCGCGACCTGGGCGTCGACTACATCCAGGGCTACGTAATCGCGAAACCCATGTTTCAGGGGCTGGCGACGCCCGACCTGACCGCGATCACTGCGGGCGATACGACATCGCCACGTCACAGCGCTGATAGCGCGCCCCGAATTTCCGCATGA